CAGGGCGCCGGCGTCCGTCGGCATCCGGTGGAAGGAGGAGGCCGCGGCGATCTGCTTGCGCGTGACCGGCGACAGGCTGCCGGCCAGCACGAAGACCGGTCCCTCCGCCGGGGCCAGGGGCGCGTCGCCGACGGTGTCGTCGCGCTCCCATTGGGTGGCCAGAGCCTGGACCACGCCGCTCGGCCCGACCGCCAGAAGGGGGGAGCGCCGCGCCCGCTCCCAGATCAGCCGCCCGGCGGGCGCCAGATCCTCCGCCCGGGCGATGTCCAGGAGGACGGCGGGAGCACCGCCCGCCACCATCCGGTCCAGCTTTTCGTCCAGTTCCCCGGCGTCCAGCCCGTAATCCGGGTAGTGCAGGGCGCCCATCCCCTCCAGCCTCTGCGCGGCGAGATGGAGGCGCAGGTCGGCCTCCGTCATCGGGGTCACCGGATGGGCCTTCATGGTCGGGTGGCGGTCGATGCGATGGACCGTCCCGCCGGTGCCCGCCGCGGCGAACAGCGTGCTGAACAGGCAGTAGCGCCCGATGTTCGGCTGGCCGCCGACCACCGGCAGGAAGGGATTGGGGAAGAAGGGCCGCAGGGCCGCCGCCGCCGCCCCGATGCTGCCGACCCGCGGCGCGCTGTCGAAGGTGGAGCAGCATTTGTAATGCATCACCGCCACGCCGAGCCCGGCGAAGAAGCGCCCCACCGGCTCCAGCTCCGCCCGCAGGGCCTCCGGGTCCATGGTGCGCGACGCCCCGGCGATCCCCAGAGCGTCCAGCGGGCCGAGGCCGGCCAACCGCTCCGCGTCGGGGATCTCCAGCAGAAGCAGCGCCCGCTGCCCGGCCTTCGCCAGGGTGGCCAGAGTGTCCGTGGCCCCGGTGAAGTCGTCCCCGTACCAGCCCAGACGGGGGCCGGGCCGGGGCGGCGGATGCTCCGTCACTTGGCCGCTCCGAAGAACTCCAGGGCGCGCTTCAGCTCCGGCCGGGTCGCCGCGGCGTCCGGCAGGGCGACGCCCTCGCGCACCGCGGCCCAGGCCTGACGGATGCTCGCCACGCCGGCGGCGGGGCCGTCCGGATGGGCCATGATGCCGCCGCCGGACATGAACAGCAGGTCGTCCGTCCCCACCGCGTCCCAGGTGACGGGAACGGTCCCGGCCCACTGGCCGGAGGAGAAGGCCGGCATCACCACGTCGTCGCAGCCCTCGGCCAGCGGGGCGAGGCAGGACTTGGCGCCGTCGATGACCTCCGCGTCGGGCTGGGCGAACTTGCCCTGGAGACCGTGGACGTGCATGTGGTCCACCCCGGCCAGCCGCCACAGCGTCTGGTAGGCGTCGAAGCCGATGCCCAGGCTGGGGTGGCGCGACAGGGCGCCGAAGCCGTTGCGGTGCCCGTGCAGGACCAGCCCGCTGTGCCGGCGCAGCGTCTGCACGGCGGAGAAGCCGCACCAGTTCAGGCTGACCATCACGCAGCTTCCGCCCTCGCGCTCCACCAGATCGGCGTGGCGGCGCATGGCGTCCGTCTCGTCGCTGATGTTGAAGGCGACCATGACGTGCTTGCCGGTGCGGTCCTGGTGGCGGCGGACCCGGTCCATCACCGCCGGCACGCGCTGGGCCAGCGGGGCGTGGATCGGATCGGCGCAGATCTCGTCGTCCTTGATGAAGTCCAGCCCGGCGGCGCAGAGCGTGCCGACCAGCTCGCCGGTCTCCTCCGCCGACAGGCCGAGGTTCGGCTTGATGATGGAGCCGACCAGCGCCCCGCGCTCCACACCGGTCAGCCGCCGCGTGCCGGCCACGCCGTGCCGCGGCGCGTCGAACTGTTCGCGGTACGCGGCGGGCAGGCGGACGGAGTCGAGCCGCAGGCCGGTGACCTCGCCCAGGTCGAACAGGTTGCCGGCCACCGTCGCGGCCAGCGTCGGCAGGTTGGCGCCGACGTTGCCGGTGGGGAAGCTGATGGTGACACGGGCGCGCCGCCACGGTCCGGGCCGCTTCTGCCGCTCCAGCCAGCTGTTCGGCAGGCTGGGGGCGGCGGCGGGTTCCAGCTCCTCCACCCGCTCCACCACGGCGCGGGCGCGGGCGCGCAGGTCGTCCGTCTCGCCGTGGACGCGGGTGAAGGTGCCGCAGGACTGCTCCCCCGCCATGACCTCCGCCACCTTGGCGGGGTCCAGCGGGGTCTCGATCAGATAGGTCGCCTCGAAGCTGTCGGACCGCATGGCGCTGCTCACAGACGGCTGAGGTCGGGGAAGGGCCGGACCGGATCGCGGCCGTCCCAGTCGAGGGAGGCGTTGCGGATCAGGTCGAACATCTTGCCCTTCGGCCCGGCGACCTCCGACAGCTCGATCACCGTGCCGGGGTGGTACTCGGTGTCGAAATAGACGAAGCGGCCCTTCTCGCCGACCTCGCCGCTCATCACCGGCTTGAAGCCCTGGCCGGTCAGCCGCTCCAGGTCGGCGTCGTAGTCCTCGGTCCAGTAGGCGACGTGCTGGAGGCCGGTGCGGCCCGCCTTCAGGAAGTCGCGGTACATCGACGGCGCGTCGTTGCGGGTCTGGATCAGCTCCATCTGGAGCGGGCCGGAGTTGGCGAGCGCCACCGAGTTGTGAACCTCGTACCGCTCCCCGCGGTAGGTGTAGTTCCTGATCGGAACCCGCTCGTTGTAGAACCACGGGCCGATGCCCAGGGTGCGGCTCCAGTAATCCATGGCGGCCTCGATGTCGTCGACGACGTAGCCAGCCTGTCGGATCTGGCCGAAGAATCGGCTCATGAAGGAACTCCTGATTTTATCGTTATTGGGGGACCGGCAAGACTTCAGTAGGGAAGGAAGCCGGTGGAAATCCACGGAATGGCGGCGACCACGATCAGGCCCACGAGGAGGGCGGCGACGTAGCCCCAGATGTGCTTCAGACCTTCGTCCGGGCTGACCTTGCTGATGGCGCAGGCGCCGTAGTAGCCGACGCCGAAGGGCGGGGCGAACAGGCCGATGCCCATGGCGAAGATCACGACCATCGCGTAATGCACCTCGTGCACCCCGGCGTCGCGGGCGATGGGGAACAGCAGCGGGCCGAACAGGACGATGGCGGGGATGCCCTCCAGCACGCTGCCCAGGATGATGAAGGCGACGATGGAGATGGCGAGGAAGCCGTAGCCGCCGCCGGGGATGTCGGCCATCCACAGGGCCAGCGCGCGGGAGAAGCCGGACTGCGTCAGGCCCCAGGCCATGGCGGTGGCGCAGCCGACGATGAAGATGATCGCCCCGGTCAGCGACGCCGTCTCGATCAGCATCGGCTTCAGCCGCGCCCAGTCGAACTGGCGGTAGACCAGCAGGCCCATGAGGGTGGAGTAGGCGATGCCGATGGTCGACACCTCGGTCGCCGTCGCGACCCCTTCCACCACCGCGGCGCGGATGACGAAGGGCAGCAGGATGGCCGGCAGGGCGGCCACGGCCAGACGGGCGATCTCGGAGGCCGGCGGGCGGCGGATGTGGCTCAGGTCCTCGTGCCGGTAGCGCCACCAGACGACGGCGCAAAGCGCGGCACCCAGAACCACCGCCGGCAGCAGGCCGCCCGCGAACAGCGCCGCGATCGACACGCCGGTGACCGAGCCGATGGTGATGAGGACGATGGAGGGCGGGATGGTCTCGGTCTGCGCGCCGGTGGCCGACAGCAGGGCCACGAGGTCGCCCGGAGGGGCGCCGCGCTTCTTCATCTCCGGGAACAGGACCGGCGCGATGGCCGCCATGTCGGCGATCTTCGAACCGGAAATGCCCGACACCAGATACATCGCCCCGATCAGCACGTAGGACAGGCCGCCGCGCACATGGCCGAGCAGGCTGGCGAGGAACTGGATCATGGCGCGGGCCATGCCGGTCATCTCGATCAGCAGGCCGAGGAAGACGAACAGCGGCACCGCCAGCAGGATCAGGTGCGACATGCCCTCGTCCAGCCGCCCGACCATGACGAGCAGCGGGGTCGAGGTGGTCAGCGCCAGATAGCCGAAGGTGGCCAGCGCGAAGGAGAAGGCGATGGGAACGCCGCCGAACACGCAGGCGGCGACCACGCCGACGAAGAAGATGACGAGGTTGGCCTGCCCCAGCGGCTTCAGCGCCGGCCCGGCCAGCCAGAAGGCGACGGTCACCGCCGCGGTCAGGGCGACCGCCGCCAGGGTCAGCCGCAGGTTGCGCATCCGCATCAGGCGGATCAGCGCGACCACGGCCATCAGCCCCAGCCCGGTCGGCAGGGCCGCCGCGCGCCAGGCGTTGCTGATCTCCAGCGCCGGGGTGACGATGAACTGCTCCTCCATGGCGTAGTCCAGGGCGGGGTGCAGGATCATCGCCAGGAAGGCGATGGGGGCGGTGATCGCCAGCGTCTCCAGCAGGGTGCGCGCCGTCGGACCGACGCGGCTGACCAGACCGGTCA
The sequence above is drawn from the Azospirillum sp. TSH58 genome and encodes:
- a CDS encoding four-carbon acid sugar kinase family protein, with translation MTEHPPPRPGPRLGWYGDDFTGATDTLATLAKAGQRALLLLEIPDAERLAGLGPLDALGIAGASRTMDPEALRAELEPVGRFFAGLGVAVMHYKCCSTFDSAPRVGSIGAAAAALRPFFPNPFLPVVGGQPNIGRYCLFSTLFAAAGTGGTVHRIDRHPTMKAHPVTPMTEADLRLHLAAQRLEGMGALHYPDYGLDAGELDEKLDRMVAGGAPAVLLDIARAEDLAPAGRLIWERARRSPLLAVGPSGVVQALATQWERDDTVGDAPLAPAEGPVFVLAGSLSPVTRKQIAAASSFHRMPTDAGALCHDDAYRERLRSEIAGLLGQGRNVLVWTAPAEGEAPDTAQSAAIADATADFVASVARKVPLRRLGIAGGDTSSKAVKALGLWGLSYRTALSPGVTVSLTHSAHPPTDGVELMLKGGQMGSEDLFERLVHGG
- a CDS encoding ribulose-bisphosphate carboxylase large subunit family protein, with protein sequence MRSDSFEATYLIETPLDPAKVAEVMAGEQSCGTFTRVHGETDDLRARARAVVERVEELEPAAAPSLPNSWLERQKRPGPWRRARVTISFPTGNVGANLPTLAATVAGNLFDLGEVTGLRLDSVRLPAAYREQFDAPRHGVAGTRRLTGVERGALVGSIIKPNLGLSAEETGELVGTLCAAGLDFIKDDEICADPIHAPLAQRVPAVMDRVRRHQDRTGKHVMVAFNISDETDAMRRHADLVEREGGSCVMVSLNWCGFSAVQTLRRHSGLVLHGHRNGFGALSRHPSLGIGFDAYQTLWRLAGVDHMHVHGLQGKFAQPDAEVIDGAKSCLAPLAEGCDDVVMPAFSSGQWAGTVPVTWDAVGTDDLLFMSGGGIMAHPDGPAAGVASIRQAWAAVREGVALPDAAATRPELKRALEFFGAAK
- a CDS encoding VOC family protein; translated protein: MSRFFGQIRQAGYVVDDIEAAMDYWSRTLGIGPWFYNERVPIRNYTYRGERYEVHNSVALANSGPLQMELIQTRNDAPSMYRDFLKAGRTGLQHVAYWTEDYDADLERLTGQGFKPVMSGEVGEKGRFVYFDTEYHPGTVIELSEVAGPKGKMFDLIRNASLDWDGRDPVRPFPDLSRL
- a CDS encoding TRAP transporter large permease subunit, encoding MPGAASGGSWTDRLDRGLAATVEGAAALIVLAEIAILLAGVTARYVFHAPLVWSDELASILFLWLSMLGAVVALRRGEHMRMTGLVSRVGPTARTLLETLAITAPIAFLAMILHPALDYAMEEQFIVTPALEISNAWRAAALPTGLGLMAVVALIRLMRMRNLRLTLAAVALTAAVTVAFWLAGPALKPLGQANLVIFFVGVVAACVFGGVPIAFSFALATFGYLALTTSTPLLVMVGRLDEGMSHLILLAVPLFVFLGLLIEMTGMARAMIQFLASLLGHVRGGLSYVLIGAMYLVSGISGSKIADMAAIAPVLFPEMKKRGAPPGDLVALLSATGAQTETIPPSIVLITIGSVTGVSIAALFAGGLLPAVVLGAALCAVVWWRYRHEDLSHIRRPPASEIARLAVAALPAILLPFVIRAAVVEGVATATEVSTIGIAYSTLMGLLVYRQFDWARLKPMLIETASLTGAIIFIVGCATAMAWGLTQSGFSRALALWMADIPGGGYGFLAISIVAFIILGSVLEGIPAIVLFGPLLFPIARDAGVHEVHYAMVVIFAMGIGLFAPPFGVGYYGACAISKVSPDEGLKHIWGYVAALLVGLIVVAAIPWISTGFLPY